Proteins encoded in a region of the Megalops cyprinoides isolate fMegCyp1 chromosome 3, fMegCyp1.pri, whole genome shotgun sequence genome:
- the gabra6b gene encoding gamma-aminobutyric acid receptor subunit alpha-6 isoform X1, producing MAFLFTCIFLYCTGNVWGSQRTEASVYLDNITRILDRLLDGYDNRLRPGFGGPVTEVKTDIFVTSFGPVSDVEMEYTIDVFFRQTWIDERLRFEGPIEILRLNNLMVSKIWTPDTFFRNGKRSISHNMTTPNKLFRIMQNGTVLYTMRLTINAECPMRLMNFPMDGHACPLKFGSYAYPISEIVYTWKKGPLLSVEVPEESSSLLQYDLIGQTVSSERLKSNTGEYIIMTVYFHLQRKMGFFLIQTYIPCIMTVILSQVSFWINKESVPARTVFGITTVLTMTTLSISARHSLPKVSYATAMDWFIAVCFAFVFSALIEFAAVNYFSTLQANRELRKAAALKAAALEAAAMGNEEEVVSQPQSGGSSSSNLKKRMNSVSRSETPAGQFTPPQVPAFLQQGSAVPANNVLTGTSIIDKYARILFPLSFGAFNLVYWIVYLTKDTMELSRDTE from the exons ATGGCTTTCCTCTTCACTTGCATTTTTCTGTATTG taCTGGCAATGTTTGGGGGAGCCAGCGGACAGAAGCGAGTGTCTATTTGGATAACATCACGCGTATTTTGGACAGACTTCTAGATGGATATGACAACAGGCTTCGACCGGGATTTGGAG GTCCTGTTACCGAAGTCAAAACAGACATCTTTGTCACCAGCTTTGGTCCAGtttcagatgttgaaatg GAGTACACCATAGACGTGTTCTTCCGGCAAACGTGGATCGATGAGAGGCTCAGGTTTGAAGGCCCCATTGAGATCCTCAGGCTGAATAACCTCATGGTCAGCAAGATCTGGACGCCGGACACCTTCTTCCGGAATGGCAAGAGGTCCATCTCTCACAACATGACCACTCCCAACAAGCTGTTCCGTATCATGCAGAACGGAACTGTGCTCTACACCATGAG ACTAACTATTAATGCAGAATGTCCAATGAGATTGATGAACTTTCCCATGGATGGACACGCCTGTCCTCTTAAATTTGGTAGCT ATGCCTATCCCATCAGTGAAATCGTTTATACATGGAAGAAGGGCCCGTTGTTATCGGTAGAGGTACCAGAGGAGTCATCAAGCTTGCTCCAATATGATCTTATAGGGCAGACAGTGTCCAGTGAAAGATTAAAGTCCAACACAG GTGAATACATAATTATGACAGTTTACTTCCACCTCCAAAGGAAGATGGGCTTCTTCTTGATTCAGACATACATTCCGTGCATAATGACCGTAATACTTTCTCAGGTGTCTTTTTGGATCAATAAGGAATCAGTTCCTGCTAGAACTGTATTTG GTATCACCACAGTGCTCACAATGACCACTCTAAGTATAAGCGCCCGACACTCGCTGCCCAAGGTGTCCTACGCCACCGCCATGGACTGGTTCATCGCCGTGTGCTTCGCCTTTGTCTTCTCTGCCCTCATCGAGTTTGCGGCCGTCAACTACTTCTCCACCCTGCAGGCCAACCGTGAACTGCGCAAGGCCGCCGCCCTGAAGGCAGCTGCACTGGAGGCAGCGGCCATGGGGAACGAGGAGGAAGTCGTCTCG cagccccaatcaggtggcagcagcagcagcaacctgAAAAAGCGGATGAACTCTGTGTCCCGCAGCGAGACGCCCGCGGGGCAGTTCACGCCCCCTCAGGTGCCCGCCTTCCTCCAGCAGGGCTCGGCGGTGCCCGCCAACAATGTGCTGACGGGCACCAGCATCATCGACAAGTATGCCCGCATcctcttccctctgtccttcGGGGCCTTTAACCTGGTCTACTGGATTGTCTATCTCACCAAGGACACCATGGAGCTCTCCAG
- the gabra6b gene encoding gamma-aminobutyric acid receptor subunit alpha-6 isoform X2: MAFLFTCIFLYCTGNVWGSQRTEASVYLDNITRILDRLLDGYDNRLRPGFGGPVTEVKTDIFVTSFGPVSDVEMEYTIDVFFRQTWIDERLRFEGPIEILRLNNLMVSKIWTPDTFFRNGKRSISHNMTTPNKLFRIMQNGTVLYTMRLTINAECPMRLMNFPMDGHACPLKFGSYAYPISEIVYTWKKGPLLSVEVPEESSSLLQYDLIGQTVSSERLKSNTGITTVLTMTTLSISARHSLPKVSYATAMDWFIAVCFAFVFSALIEFAAVNYFSTLQANRELRKAAALKAAALEAAAMGNEEEVVSQPQSGGSSSSNLKKRMNSVSRSETPAGQFTPPQVPAFLQQGSAVPANNVLTGTSIIDKYARILFPLSFGAFNLVYWIVYLTKDTMELSRDTE, translated from the exons ATGGCTTTCCTCTTCACTTGCATTTTTCTGTATTG taCTGGCAATGTTTGGGGGAGCCAGCGGACAGAAGCGAGTGTCTATTTGGATAACATCACGCGTATTTTGGACAGACTTCTAGATGGATATGACAACAGGCTTCGACCGGGATTTGGAG GTCCTGTTACCGAAGTCAAAACAGACATCTTTGTCACCAGCTTTGGTCCAGtttcagatgttgaaatg GAGTACACCATAGACGTGTTCTTCCGGCAAACGTGGATCGATGAGAGGCTCAGGTTTGAAGGCCCCATTGAGATCCTCAGGCTGAATAACCTCATGGTCAGCAAGATCTGGACGCCGGACACCTTCTTCCGGAATGGCAAGAGGTCCATCTCTCACAACATGACCACTCCCAACAAGCTGTTCCGTATCATGCAGAACGGAACTGTGCTCTACACCATGAG ACTAACTATTAATGCAGAATGTCCAATGAGATTGATGAACTTTCCCATGGATGGACACGCCTGTCCTCTTAAATTTGGTAGCT ATGCCTATCCCATCAGTGAAATCGTTTATACATGGAAGAAGGGCCCGTTGTTATCGGTAGAGGTACCAGAGGAGTCATCAAGCTTGCTCCAATATGATCTTATAGGGCAGACAGTGTCCAGTGAAAGATTAAAGTCCAACACAG GTATCACCACAGTGCTCACAATGACCACTCTAAGTATAAGCGCCCGACACTCGCTGCCCAAGGTGTCCTACGCCACCGCCATGGACTGGTTCATCGCCGTGTGCTTCGCCTTTGTCTTCTCTGCCCTCATCGAGTTTGCGGCCGTCAACTACTTCTCCACCCTGCAGGCCAACCGTGAACTGCGCAAGGCCGCCGCCCTGAAGGCAGCTGCACTGGAGGCAGCGGCCATGGGGAACGAGGAGGAAGTCGTCTCG cagccccaatcaggtggcagcagcagcagcaacctgAAAAAGCGGATGAACTCTGTGTCCCGCAGCGAGACGCCCGCGGGGCAGTTCACGCCCCCTCAGGTGCCCGCCTTCCTCCAGCAGGGCTCGGCGGTGCCCGCCAACAATGTGCTGACGGGCACCAGCATCATCGACAAGTATGCCCGCATcctcttccctctgtccttcGGGGCCTTTAACCTGGTCTACTGGATTGTCTATCTCACCAAGGACACCATGGAGCTCTCCAG